The following coding sequences are from one Candidatus Zymogenus saltonus window:
- a CDS encoding NAD(P)-binding protein: protein MIKKNRWLFIILTIAVSASLSLITGCGKTKAPDFEADYDVIIIGGGMGGLSAGAHLASNGLKVLLLEQHHKVGGCATNFTRGDFVFETSLHEMAGGGPRTEDGALRRLMTLCGVYDKVETYQLPELYRSIYPGGVDVTLPSTWEG, encoded by the coding sequence ATGATTAAAAAGAATCGATGGCTGTTTATTATTCTAACAATTGCCGTCTCGGCGTCTCTATCCTTGATAACGGGCTGTGGAAAGACAAAGGCTCCCGATTTCGAGGCCGATTACGACGTAATTATAATCGGCGGTGGAATGGGCGGTCTCTCTGCGGGCGCCCATCTTGCCTCGAACGGGCTCAAGGTCTTACTTTTAGAGCAGCACCACAAGGTAGGGGGGTGCGCCACCAACTTCACTCGCGGTGACTTTGTCTTCGAGACATCACTCCATGAGATGGCCGGGGGAGGTCCCAGAACCGAGGACGGCGCCCTGAGAAGACTCATGACCCTCTGCGGTGTCTACGACAAGGTCGAAACCTACCAGTTGCCCGAGCTCTATCGATCGATCTACCCCGGCGGCGTGGACGTTACGCTCCCTTCCACCTGGGAGGGATAG
- a CDS encoding NAD(P)/FAD-dependent oxidoreductase, translated as MSLSNLFRYSGFKAFTTKMQVPLKQKTFFKWQGKTMQDILDECFTNEDLKAVVSQFWVYYGAPVPDETAVLLLMANNTYLKDGPVHVMGTSQNLSNAYAERIEELGGTVKTGTLVTEIIIEDGLARGVKTEYGDVYTARYIVANTDPYQLIYKLIGQENLPKKYVDKVKNMKVANSLFGVYLGLNIDLKKFGHKDTEIFYNTSLDSAAAYDNMMKGNFKEGAVSITIYSNYGDPVYAPKGKSVLVLHAFSDYNIWAKDKKEYQKMKEEKAWELINLAANAIPEIKEKRYIEEMEVITPVTINEYTLNHEGIIYGFYMDKEQWQKIPIRTPIDNVFIASNWTSGFHGFGSAQINGWMANRLIMDIEGLEYK; from the coding sequence ATGTCTCTATCCAATCTGTTTCGCTACAGCGGCTTCAAGGCCTTTACCACAAAGATGCAGGTGCCCTTAAAGCAGAAGACCTTCTTTAAGTGGCAGGGCAAAACAATGCAGGATATTTTGGACGAGTGTTTCACGAACGAGGATCTGAAGGCCGTTGTCTCCCAGTTCTGGGTATACTACGGCGCTCCCGTTCCGGATGAAACAGCGGTCCTGTTATTGATGGCAAACAATACATATCTTAAAGACGGTCCCGTACATGTAATGGGAACCAGCCAGAACCTGTCCAACGCCTACGCCGAGAGGATCGAGGAGCTGGGAGGCACCGTGAAGACCGGCACCCTCGTCACCGAGATAATCATTGAAGACGGCTTAGCCAGGGGCGTCAAGACCGAGTATGGAGATGTCTACACCGCACGCTACATAGTCGCCAACACCGACCCGTATCAGCTTATCTACAAGCTCATCGGCCAGGAAAACCTGCCGAAGAAATACGTGGATAAAGTTAAAAATATGAAGGTAGCAAACTCCCTCTTCGGCGTCTATCTCGGCTTGAATATCGACCTTAAAAAGTTCGGCCATAAAGACACGGAGATATTCTATAACACGTCTTTAGACAGCGCCGCCGCCTATGACAACATGATGAAGGGTAACTTCAAGGAAGGTGCGGTGTCGATAACCATCTACTCCAACTACGGCGACCCGGTATACGCGCCAAAGGGTAAATCGGTTTTAGTTCTCCACGCCTTCAGCGATTACAATATCTGGGCCAAGGACAAAAAAGAATACCAGAAGATGAAAGAGGAAAAGGCCTGGGAGCTGATAAACCTTGCGGCCAACGCTATCCCCGAGATCAAGGAGAAGAGATACATCGAGGAGATGGAGGTCATAACTCCGGTAACGATAAACGAGTACACTCTGAACCATGAAGGTATCATATACGGCTTCTACATGGATAAAGAGCAGTGGCAGAAGATACCGATCAGGACTCCGATCGACAACGTATTCATCGCCAGCAACTGGACGAGCGGATTTCACGGCTTCGGCTCCGCTCAGATTAACGGATGGATGGCGAATCGTTTGATCATGGATATCGAGGGACTTGAATATAAATAG
- a CDS encoding NusG domain II-containing protein: protein MKRSDIIFIVICVVLIATAFVFFKSISANAGRTVVIEEGNEVFGTYPISEDRVIEVTGILGVSTVVIEDGEVYMKDSPCPNKVCINMGRISKKGDTIVCIPNRIYITIK from the coding sequence ATGAAGAGAAGCGACATAATTTTCATCGTTATATGCGTCGTCCTGATAGCAACGGCCTTTGTCTTTTTCAAATCCATATCTGCAAATGCTGGACGGACGGTGGTCATCGAGGAGGGAAACGAGGTTTTCGGCACCTACCCCATCTCCGAGGACAGGGTCATCGAGGTGACAGGCATTCTTGGCGTCAGCACGGTCGTCATAGAAGATGGTGAGGTGTACATGAAGGATTCGCCGTGTCCAAACAAGGTGTGCATCAACATGGGCAGAATATCAAAGAAGGGAGATACGATTGTATGTATCCCCAATCGTATCTATATCACGATAAAATAG
- a CDS encoding cytochrome c3 family protein, which yields MKKKNRKGFTILSIFAAISLFTVFVLAFSAVDALTAYYGEVIEKIDDTTKATSRYLPIDFKHQYHQSNLDISCITCHHTEDEEFVAGTPAQCKSCHNADSGELTYKDSMHQTCVVCHNKELAAGKTPPTECLDCHTQRD from the coding sequence ATGAAAAAGAAGAATAGAAAAGGATTTACTATTTTAAGTATCTTTGCCGCAATTTCTCTATTTACGGTCTTCGTTTTGGCGTTTTCGGCTGTCGACGCCCTCACCGCATACTACGGAGAAGTGATAGAAAAAATCGACGACACGACAAAGGCAACGAGCAGATACCTCCCCATTGATTTTAAACACCAGTATCACCAGAGCAACCTGGATATATCGTGCATCACGTGCCACCACACCGAAGACGAGGAGTTCGTCGCCGGTACGCCCGCACAATGTAAGTCTTGCCACAACGCAGACAGCGGCGAATTAACCTATAAAGACTCCATGCATCAAACCTGTGTGGTCTGCCACAATAAAGAGCTGGCCGCGGGCAAGACTCCTCCTACGGAGTGCCTCGATTGTCACACCCAGAGAGACTAA